Proteins encoded within one genomic window of Chthonomonas sp.:
- the murD gene encoding UDP-N-acetylmuramoyl-L-alanine--D-glutamate ligase: MNLDGVRMAVAGMGRSGVGIALAATKRGARVRVFDEKSADTPERIAELERLESAGIDVVTGWHGHLAGEDHDLLTASPGFRRDHPAIRDTLAAGKEVISEVEFAYRIAKAPILAITGTNGKSTTTVMTWLALKATGVEAVLCGNLSGSGYPELTLTEAADSTPEDGFLVAEVSSFQLEWVRDFRPLAACVTTVTPDHMDRHPTFRDYFDTKLRIFRKMGRGDTAVWNREEVTVPRTEIEAVLGDGAAIAPVPGEVTLSDSAIGWRGVELALDKMPLLGSHNVQNAMMALTMVGAARTRTTAAQAQAAVDAIRSMHALDYRMQNLGQKDGVLVVNNSMCTNPGAVIASSRSMRQHQILLMGGAMKGLDFGPVGEYLRQSGHTPVLFSEHRFALASSLGLTEVEHAESLGAAFLRATQLASSGHVIMLAPGCASADPYTNFRERGDDFSRMVSQWLNN, from the coding sequence GTGAATCTGGACGGGGTCCGAATGGCAGTGGCGGGGATGGGTCGCTCGGGCGTCGGCATCGCCCTCGCAGCGACCAAGCGCGGAGCCCGTGTAAGGGTTTTCGACGAGAAGTCGGCGGACACCCCCGAGCGCATTGCCGAGCTCGAGCGATTGGAGAGCGCGGGGATCGATGTCGTCACTGGGTGGCACGGTCACCTTGCGGGAGAAGATCACGACTTACTGACCGCTTCGCCGGGATTCCGGCGGGATCACCCGGCGATTCGCGATACGCTCGCCGCCGGAAAGGAAGTGATCAGCGAAGTGGAGTTCGCTTACCGAATCGCAAAGGCTCCGATTTTGGCGATCACGGGGACGAACGGCAAGAGCACTACGACCGTCATGACCTGGCTGGCGCTGAAGGCGACCGGGGTGGAGGCGGTGCTGTGCGGAAACCTCAGTGGCAGCGGCTATCCGGAGCTCACGCTCACCGAGGCGGCGGATTCGACGCCCGAAGATGGATTCCTGGTTGCTGAAGTTTCAAGCTTCCAGCTGGAGTGGGTTCGCGACTTTCGGCCGCTCGCGGCGTGCGTCACGACGGTCACGCCCGATCATATGGATCGGCACCCGACGTTCCGCGACTACTTCGACACCAAGCTCAGGATCTTCCGCAAGATGGGCCGCGGCGACACGGCGGTCTGGAATCGCGAAGAGGTGACCGTTCCCCGAACTGAGATCGAAGCCGTACTCGGTGATGGAGCCGCTATCGCACCGGTTCCTGGCGAGGTGACTCTGTCCGACTCCGCGATCGGTTGGCGCGGTGTCGAGCTCGCACTGGACAAGATGCCCCTGCTGGGCTCGCACAATGTGCAGAACGCGATGATGGCACTTACGATGGTCGGGGCGGCAAGAACGCGCACCACCGCGGCGCAGGCGCAAGCCGCTGTCGATGCGATCCGCTCGATGCACGCTCTCGACTACCGGATGCAGAACCTGGGGCAGAAGGACGGAGTGTTGGTCGTGAACAATTCGATGTGCACCAACCCCGGCGCGGTCATCGCGAGTTCGCGGTCCATGCGTCAGCACCAGATCTTGCTGATGGGGGGCGCGATGAAGGGACTCGACTTTGGGCCGGTCGGCGAATACCTTCGGCAATCCGGCCACACGCCGGTGCTCTTCTCTGAGCATCGATTTGCACTCGCCTCTAGCTTGGGTCTAACCGAGGTAGAGCACGCCGAATCGCTGGGTGCGGCCTTCTTGCGGGCCACACAGCTCGCTTCTTCGGGGCATGTGATCATGCTCGCTCCCGGTTGTGCGAGCGCCGACCCTTACACGAACTTCCGCGAACGCGGTGACGACTTCTCTCGCATGGTGAGCCAATGGTTAAACAACTAA